The genomic DNA CTTGGGAGAACAGTAGGTGTTTAATAGTCACTTCTTTTGGGTGAATTATTAGATAGACCTGTTTTTAAGTATGTAGGGTTTCATTCATCGCCAGTATCTGCAATTGACAATTTCACTTCTCTCTGCTTCCCAGTTAAAATACTTTGCATATGTTTCAAGTAGTAGTGCACACCTGCTTTAGAAAAGATTTTGttgagattcattcattttaggGTTTCATGCTCCTATGTACTCACCTAACTCAGGTGAGATACAAAGAGTTTTTAATGTGAATGCACGAGGGCACTTTCGAATGCAGAACTTGTTTAAAGAATTACAACTCTACCATCAAAATACACTATGTGCACATGTAACTCTTCCCAAGTATGTACTTGGGGGCATTTTTCTCTTTGTTTTATTACTTGTCTGCTTTAAACTTCTTTTTCCTCCAATCTTTAAAATCATACTCTGATCATTTAGTTTTCTCGTAAATGGCAACTCATCTCATCTTAAATTTTTTAGATTGCCAGGTCATTTGTTATTTCCAAGTTAAAGGATTATCCGCAGTTCCGTGCAGTTTCACTTGCCATTGAGAAATCTGGATTTAAGGTTTGTTTTTTTTCTGAAATGAAATCTGGATTTATGGTTTTTGAGTGTGTTTACTTTGGTACACAGAACACTATCCTCAAGTTGTCAAAAAGTGTACGTTTCTTCCATATTTTCTGCGTAGCAAGTTATTCATCATGTACTAATAGCTACAGTCTACCATATGTAATGCATACCGCTGAAGGATATTTCTCTTCAAACCTTATACCTATGTTACTCGGACTCAGCTAGAAGAGTCCGACATGGACACGTGTCCCAGTATTGGACTCaacaatattttgaaaaatatacatgtttttggcctaaaataagtgtccatatccgagtgtcgagtgtccgacacgggtactccaaggtaaaatgaagagtccgagtaacatagcCTTATACATCATAGAAGCACGGTGCATacaaaattatagaaaaatagcatttaaaaattacaaaaaagtTTAAACAAAGTGTTAATTCGGTATTCTTCGAGCGTCATAAAGTAGAATGACCTCAtaaaaatatttggattattattAGCAAACTAATGATTCTTATTCAATAAAGAAACAATGGGTAAGGAATGGGATGTGCCTAGATAAAGTTTAGGGGAGAAAAAGAATGGTGACTGAGAGTGGCAGGCTTAAATAAGTGTTGCTAACAGAATTCCAAGACAACCTAAACTATCCTCTTTTAATTTCTTAAATGGTAACAGTTACAATATGTATCATGAGATGACCTCCGGTCCGGGGTGAAATATATGGAATAATTCAGATGAAACTCCGAGTTAGTTGGAACATAGGAAGAAATCAGTATCTAGAAATCCAACTCCAAGTCAAAAGAAAATAACTTTTAATAATTCTTATTTCTTAATATTAATAAGAGTCGTCCGTGGTCCCAAACTGGGTGAAGACTGAAGATTAGTACTTAATAAAATCGTTTTAGGATGATGCAAGTATTTTGATGTGTGTGTATCTGACATCGCAGTTAAATGAAAAAATGAACTGAAAGAGTAATAAGAGTGATATTATATATTTGTATACATCTGTGTTGTAAATACTCTGTATGTTAGGTTTGGTTATAAATGAGGAGTTCAATTACTAGTACAAGGAGGCACTCATGTTTCACCTTCTGATAATGGGTTCCTCTTTGACAGATTGTCTTGCTTCTACGGCTTGTTCCTATGCTTCCATTTAGCATGTTGAATTACCTATTATCTGTGACACCGGTTTCATTAGGAGAGTACATGTTGGCTTCATGGTTAGGGATGGTGGTATGTAAAATCATTGTTTTTCTGTTATGTAATTTGATGCTTTTATACAAGAGCTTTACAAATTTCCCCTCATTCTATGTAATGATATACTTGCTATTGTGTTTGACAGCCAATTACTCTTGCTCTAGTGTATGCCGGTACTACTTTGAAGGATATTTCTGATGTCACCCATGGATGGCACGAGTTCTCAAAAACTCGCTGGGTATGATGTGATAGAATTTGCTTATATTTTTATGGAAAAGATTGTTTCCATCTTAAGTGAGGATTTTTTGTGCATAAGCTTTTCTGCATGTTCCCCTCAGGATGTCCTCAAATAATGCCATCTTTCTCACAAGTGCCTCTGACCTAGTATCATCAAATGAACTTACTAATTGATGTATATAATGCCATTGCTGGGTTTAAAAAGCTCTTTTCACATTTTCTTTTGTAATTGACTACAATTATTTCTTTTTGGTGGTATGCAGGCACTTATCGTTTCTGGTCTTGTAATGTCTGGTAAGTTTTAACACATTCACTTGTTTTTTCCCAGTTAATATATATGAGTATTCTTGAAGCTCATATAAACGTTTGGTAGAGAATTATATGGTATCATCTTTTATATGCTTCACAACCCAAAAAGAAATGATCCTATATAATGTTAGCATCTTTGACGTAATCTTCAAATTAGGAATGAGCACTAGAACTTGTGTTAAAAGATGGCATCAGTACCTTACTACCTTTTCCACAACTACATTACGTTCTCATGTTTACTAGTATTACAGCAACACAGTAAGTTACAAATTTGTTCcttttatttgtaattttttaattatttgtttttaAGTATACCgtttataattatatatggtAAATGAAGGGTGCTGTCTGGCATTACTTAAATACCCCTAAATTTTCATGTGTATTGTCCTGAGGTGTGGGGGGAAATGTGTAACATGTAGTGTGGGGATTTTTTTTGATAGCCTGGTGGCAAGTGCTTTCTCCCTACGCATTGATTTAAAATTTTCATTCACCTAGCCCTGTATACTTACAATCTAATTCACTGGAAAATATGTAATTTGACCGCAATTTGTGCGAAAATGCACCAATCAGCATTAGATCTTGTCTGTTGTTGTGTCCTTTAAGCCTCTCACTCGAATGATTAGTTATACCACCCCAAGGTTTAACGTGGACCAAGTGTGATTGTTGAGTAAGTTAGGTTGTGATTGTATTGGCTGCAAGCGGAACATAAGTTTAGTACTTGAAATTCTGCAGAATGTCTTCTTGTAACTGTACAAGGTTCACAATGTAACTACTTATGTTTAAGATTGTATAACTTCCTTCGAATTCAGTGTGCTTACTGTAGGTGACTTCAGTTCCCTAATCTTAGAGCACCTCTGATAATTTTTGCTTTCGGCTTTTCTGTATTTTTGTCTTTTCCCTTTGTTGCATGCTATAATTGATCTTTGGCTTTGGTGCAGTGGTTTTATTGATATGTGTTACCAAAGTTGCGAAATCAGCTTTGGATAAAGCATTGGCTGAAAACGAGGATATAGATGATGTTGTAGGCGCAGCAGAATCCACTGAAGTTGGTCAGCATGTGGATCTCCAGCAGCCACTACTAATCAAGATAGATTCCTCCAACACCCATGAAAAATGAAAAACTACTCTGTATATAGACTAACTAAATATATATCTATATGTAGCATTTTTTTGCATTTTGCATCTTCATAGCTTTGCTGCTTGTTCACATGTACAGTGTTACCATAATATAAATTTGGGTTTTTATAGTCATATACAAGTGTTAAGAGATCGTCTTAAAATTTATATCTACATGGGGCATGTAAAGAGACAGCTTACTGCATATTCTTGTGGCTTCAAcatacataatatacatataGAAAGAAGGGGCTGTTACCAAGCCATCGGTGGATGCGATACAGACATATAGTATATCTCAGTCAGTTAAGTTGGCTGAGGATAATTTATCTACGGAAGAAAAAGAAACATTAGTTCAAATAAACATTAGTTCAAATAGTTACTAAAAACAGCTGGTCACATATATATGTATAGGCCTTCgacatatataatatattagAAATCTGAGAAACGATTTGATACAGAACAAATTATAATTTGTCCCGAATTAGATTTTGGGATTCAAATATATTTTTCAAGGCCCAGTAAACCACTCTGATCGTATGATGAGTTTGACTTAATGTGTATGTTGAAAATCAAAAGAGGCATACATCCGAAGAATTTAGTATATAAAGTATTTTTTGAATTTTAGATAAGATTAGGTTTACCTATTTATTAGGTGTACAATTGCGGAAACTTCAACCTGTAAATTTATACAAAGAGGGAGGGTTACAATATATTTAATAACATATGGCATCcgataataaaattatattttgttttagtttactttttagaatattttttatcaattatcatttatttataaaaatctaATATGGTATCAGAGTTATGAAAATACACTTAgagggggtgaataggtgattatggctaactaagattacttttaaattttactcgataatagcttactgagattttgccaacagaactataatctgacgatgatagtaagctgagataACTAAATGtaatgcagaaaataatgtgcaaaaaagtaaatagaacatacaagaattttagccaggttcgactCCTAAGCCCCTATACTatacgtcctggtcccttaccaacttggtaagagaatatattattgatcaatgaaagttacaactacaagatacaacaatatatctccctttatcccagctgctgataatggcttgctgaaaccctgtttaagaacctgctctctaaaaattatattatcccgtagtacaaactcctctagcaagtactactaaacccttgtttcccttagccaacttatccagcaactaatcaatacaatttgaacaatacaaatcaatgataaaatttacaactcaaactatagactctctaaGATAACAAAACGTGTATATAATTAGAGCTCAAGAGAGTATATGTTAATCAATAAGTTCAGGAGTTGTGAGTGTTCTTGCTTGCAATTAGTTAGTTTTGAAAATCTGCaagaatgctcatatatcgacacacattaacgtttgaaacaacctcaacaaattacaacggctagaatccaattctactgtttaagatcgttgggatggtttcaaacgttcatgtatacgttagatagaagagaaacaaTGTTGTTCAACGTTCAGAAAACATCTCTTCTATTTTGTAGAGTATAAAACGTTTTTAACAGTTTGTAGAAGATAGAGTTTGATAGAAAAACAAACTCCTATaatttaggaaatcaatttgaataagTTAAAACGATTTATACTTGAGCTCTATATATATAATGCACgtatattatattagagaagtccttacaactgatataaaAGAAGTTCCTATAatatctccatgaaattcgacttccttgttgaatctgaactgtgcatcttggcttgctgttattctgacactgttgatcatagcttgctgaaatacAATATTGTCTTATGACAGCTTGCTACCATTATGCTTAAATAACAAAGTCATTAAGCTGTGATTACCTGCAAACAAGCTTGGATAATAGTATGATAGCTTGCTGTGTTGATCATCAAAATTTAGGGATTTACAATCTCCCCTTTTTTGATGATTACGCACATCTAGGAGAATTTATAAAACTCCCCCAAAATCTTTGCATATCTCAAAATATAAACTAAAACTTAAGTTATCACAATCAGCATAATAAACTGCAAAATGCAAAAACAACTTAACAGATTCCAAATACCAGTAGCATTTCATAGCATCAACATATGCATAAACAGGTCTTAAAACAAAAACAGCCATCAACAAGTTTTTAACCAAACCACATAAACAGATAAACATAAATCAAGCACCAGATGCAACAAAAGTACCAGATGCAACAAGTCTTAAAACCACAGAAACTTAAACAAAAACCCAAATTCAGAAACTAGAAACTTAAAGAAATTCTCCTAAGTTCTCCCCCTTATATCATCAAAAGCAGATTAGTctttgttggattttaatcacagcggaagcatggtaaaaca from Apium graveolens cultivar Ventura chromosome 5, ASM990537v1, whole genome shotgun sequence includes the following:
- the LOC141659213 gene encoding uncharacterized protein LOC141659213 translates to MALNWVYILRVTLLILLVAAIITACFTLPVEKILKNFLVWVEQDLGPWGPLVLAVAYIPLTVLAVPASVLTLGGGYLFGLPVGFIADSCGATIGAAVAFLLGRTIARSFVISKLKDYPQFRAVSLAIEKSGFKIVLLLRLVPMLPFSMLNYLLSVTPVSLGEYMLASWLGMVPITLALVYAGTTLKDISDVTHGWHEFSKTRWALIVSGLVMSVVLLICVTKVAKSALDKALAENEDIDDVVGAAESTEVGQHVDLQQPLLIKIDSSNTHEK